One region of Oryza glaberrima chromosome 7, OglaRS2, whole genome shotgun sequence genomic DNA includes:
- the LOC127779296 gene encoding protein IMPAIRED IN BABA-INDUCED STERILITY 1-like, with amino-acid sequence MGCVASKNAVSVTPAADSSGALRERSLPRAPEAAATVVSVTASSLRCSSAAAAGRRSEKKRDEAAVAAAGEEPSEKAVIAAATASRSFRLRSLRRSLEGEQVAAGWPPWLSAVAGEAIQGWIPLKADSFEKLEKVGQGTYSSVFRARELDTGKIVALKKVRFDNFEPESVRFMAREIQILRRLDHPNVMKLEGLITSRLSCSLYLVFEYMEHDLAGLSSSPDIKFSEAQVKCYMNQLLSGLEHCHSRRIVHRDIKGANLLVNNEGVLKIADFGLANYFDPNKNHPLTSRVVTLWYRPPELLLGSTHYDAAVDLWSAGCVFAEMFRGKPILQGRTEVEQLHKIFKLCGSPADEYWKKSKLPHATIFKPHCPYQSTLQDVFKEMPANALRLLETLLSVEPYKRGTASAALTSEFFKTKPYACDPSSLPKYAPNKEMDAKLREDSHRRKASRGHGPEASRKSRLSRAARETTTVNKQTDGKEESKTKANGTKDNSILDRTKVNGDARLFSDIQPVSVAQVKERSRHVKNDSREEIPFSGPLIVSSSSGFAWAKKPPEDRSFARSRTRSSSRGQFTAELDQDNKMPAKENQNLGLKEQPNRDMHIARANSKVREPHDAAKRAVLKKWSQLGRPDSFDSYDTYHSQNFSNAMYLGDTLSSKNSIKGDHDQGERVEYSGPLLSQSHKVDELLEKHERHIRQVVRKSWFSRGKK; translated from the exons ATGGGCTGCGTCGCGTCGAAGAACGCGGTGTCGGTGACGCCGGCGGCCGATTCGTCGGGGGCGCTGCGGGAGAGGAGCCTGCCGCGGGCGCcggaggccgcggcgacggtggtgtcCGTCACCGCGTCCTCCCTGCGCTGCTcctcggctgcggcggcgggtaggaggtcggagaagaagagggacgaggcggcggtggcggcggcgggggaggagccgTCGGAGAAGGCCGTCatcgcggcggcgaccgcgtccCGGAGCTTCCGGCTGCGGAGCCTCCGCCGGAGCCTGGAGGGGGAGCAGGTGGCCGCCGGGTGGCCGCCGTGGCTCAGCGCCGTCGCCGGGGAGGCCATCCAGGGGTGGATCCCTCTCAAGGCTGACTCCTTCGAGAAGCTGGAGAAG GTTGGGCAAGGCACCTATAGCAGTGTATTTAGGGCACGGGAACTTGATACTGGAAAGATTGTCGCCTTGAAGAAGGTGCGGTTTGACAATTTTGAGCCAGAAAGTGTTAGATTCATGGCAAGGGAGATACAAATATTGAGAAGGCTCGATCATCCAAATGTTATGAAGCTAGAAGGTTTGATTACTTCTCGGCTATCATGCAGTCTCTATCTAGTATTTGAATACATGGAGCATGATCTTGCTGGACTTTCTTCCTCCCCTGACATCAAGTTTAGTGAAGCACAG GTCAAGTGCTACATGAACCAGTTACTGTCAGGACTGGAGCATTGCCATTCACGTCGTATTGTACATCGCGACATCAAGGGTGCCAATCTCCTTGTGAATAATGAAGGGGTTCTAAAAATAGCTGATTTTGGCCTTGCTAATTACTTTGACCCCAACAAAAACCATCCGCTGACCAGCCGTGTCGTTACTCTGTGGTATCGACCACCTGAACTGCTACTAGGTTCAACTCACTATGATGCAGCTGTTGATTTGTGGAGTGCTGGGTGTGTATTTGCTGAAATGTTCCGTGGGAAACCTATCCTGCAGGGAAGAACTGAG GTGGAGCAACTGCATAAGATTTTTAAGCTATGTGGTTCCCCTGCTGATGAGTACTGGAAGAAGTCAAAGTTGCCTCATGCGACAATATTCAAACCACATTGTCCTTATCAAAGTACCCTTCAAGATGTTTTTAAAGAAATGCCAGCAAATGCATTGAGATTACTAGAAACTCTTCTATCAGTGGAGCCCTACAAACGTGGTACTGCATCTGCTGCTCTTACATCTGAG TTTTTCAAGACAAAGCCTTACGCATGTGATCCCTCAAGCCTGCCGAAGTATGCACCCAACAAGGAGATGGATGCAAAATTACGAGAAGATTCACACAG ACGAAAGGCTAGCAGAGGTCATGGGCCAGAAGCATCAAGGAAATCAAGGCTCAGCAGAGCTGCAAGAGAAACAACTACAGTTAATAAGCAAACTGATGGCAAAGag GAGtccaaaactaaagcaaatggaACCAAGGACAACTCAATATTGGATCGTACAAAGGTAAATGGTGATGCTAGGTTATTTTCAGACATACAGCCAGTTTCAGTGGCCCAAGTTAAAGAAAGGTCTCGCCATGTTAAGAATGATTCACGAGAAGAGATCCCTTTCTCTGGACCATTGATTGTTTCATCATCTAGTGGCTTTGCTTGGGCTAAAAAACCACCAGAAGATCGTTCATTCGCTAGATCTCGGACCAGATCTAGTTCAAGGGGCCAATTTACTGCTGAGTTAGATCAGGACAATAAGATGCCAGCTAAAGAGAACCAGAACCTCGGCTTGAAGGAACAACCTAACAGAGACATGCATATAGCACGTGCCAACTCCAAAGTTCGAGAGCCTCATGATGCAGCAAAGCGTGCCGTTCTGAAGAAATGGTCACAGTTAGGACGTCCAGATTCCTTTGATTCTTACGACACTTACCACTCTCAGAATTTTTCTAATGCAATGTATCTTGGGGATACCCTCTCGTCAAAAAACAGCATCAAG